From a region of the Synechococcus sp. PCC 7502 genome:
- a CDS encoding NACHT domain-containing NTPase has protein sequence MAKRSLRASPSGIKKAKQMFALKGWTQEFLANEVGIKTRQPIWRFFAGQPIERYTFFEICAILDLNWREICDSPPAEVIDREGEDGDGSTPAAPIDLDTLVNTVRSQRQDKIQHQCGILQLLDINRPVAINNIFTDVNILEQIASQQWLDTSALGNLNPEDIDRFGLGKITASQISGMDAVEKYSKLRVLGKPGSGKSTFLKHLAIQSNLGRFAAQYVPIFITLRDFAESGEDHEQVDLLKFIHQEFISADIPLMATLKRLLQEGRVLLLIDGMDEVWHEKEHMVLNEIRRFADKYHRNRFVASCRTASQKLSLKGFTDVEIAPFTHTQIKAFARKWFVEFSPTNSSDGIAKAGEFMKKLQLAENWRFRRLITTPLFLHLACSIFHRQEKFPIKQAEFYKQGMDLLLGKWDEVRGIERDQIYKGFLLPQKVKLLSQIALATFEQGQYFFEQGVVEQHITDYMQKLPNASNDPEEIQEVSESVLRAIESQHGLLAERARGIFSFSYLALQEYFSARKIVASHNLQALGESLQRLVSHISDPHWREIFLLTASMLRSADGLVELMKQKIDAIVTNDPYLQQYLTWANQKSANIETKIKPSTSRAFYLALSRAPHLIHDFSLAFTLDQGAILDAGLEELLEQCINTGNKDFACIHSCGDALSNILGTVLDLGFHKSLEELSKQLPDQNHTKASFENWCANNYEAWVAQLKNVVTSHRNISNEWQFSTEQQQILQRYYDANQLLLDCLNSDCKLTPDIREEIEASLLLPQKELEKREWA, from the coding sequence ATGGCAAAAAGATCGCTTAGGGCATCACCCTCAGGCATAAAAAAAGCCAAGCAAATGTTTGCATTAAAAGGCTGGACTCAGGAATTTTTAGCAAATGAAGTAGGAATTAAAACTCGACAACCAATTTGGCGTTTTTTTGCGGGACAACCGATTGAGAGATATACATTCTTTGAAATTTGTGCAATCCTTGACTTAAATTGGCGAGAAATTTGTGACAGTCCACCTGCAGAAGTAATTGACCGTGAAGGGGAGGATGGGGATGGATCAACACCTGCTGCTCCAATTGATTTAGATACTCTGGTTAATACAGTGCGATCGCAGCGTCAAGACAAAATTCAGCATCAATGTGGCATCCTACAATTATTAGACATCAACCGTCCCGTTGCCATTAACAATATTTTTACGGATGTCAATATTTTAGAGCAAATCGCCAGCCAGCAATGGTTAGATACATCAGCTTTGGGTAATCTTAATCCTGAAGATATTGATCGCTTTGGGTTAGGAAAAATTACGGCATCTCAAATTTCGGGAATGGACGCAGTGGAGAAATATAGTAAGCTGCGAGTATTAGGTAAGCCCGGCTCCGGCAAGTCAACATTCCTCAAACATCTAGCAATTCAATCTAATCTGGGCAGGTTTGCGGCTCAATACGTCCCGATTTTTATTACGTTACGAGACTTTGCCGAAAGTGGTGAGGATCATGAACAGGTGGATTTATTGAAATTTATTCATCAAGAGTTTATATCTGCCGATATTCCCCTGATGGCAACGCTGAAAAGGCTTTTACAGGAAGGTAGAGTCCTGCTGCTCATTGATGGTATGGATGAAGTTTGGCATGAAAAAGAACACATGGTATTAAATGAAATTCGCCGCTTTGCTGATAAATATCATCGCAATCGCTTTGTGGCATCCTGCCGTACTGCCTCGCAAAAACTGTCACTAAAAGGCTTTACGGACGTGGAAATTGCTCCGTTTACCCACACTCAAATTAAGGCGTTTGCCCGCAAGTGGTTTGTGGAATTTAGCCCTACTAATAGCAGTGATGGCATAGCGAAAGCAGGGGAATTTATGAAGAAGTTGCAACTTGCGGAAAATTGGCGATTTCGGCGACTGATTACTACACCTTTATTTCTGCATCTTGCCTGTTCTATTTTTCACCGCCAAGAGAAGTTTCCAATTAAGCAAGCTGAATTTTACAAGCAAGGCATGGATTTGCTATTGGGGAAATGGGATGAAGTACGGGGGATTGAACGGGATCAAATTTACAAGGGATTTTTACTACCGCAAAAGGTGAAATTATTAAGTCAAATTGCCCTAGCCACCTTTGAACAGGGACAGTATTTTTTTGAACAAGGTGTAGTTGAGCAGCATATTACCGACTATATGCAAAAGCTCCCCAATGCTAGTAATGATCCCGAAGAAATCCAAGAGGTCAGTGAATCAGTGTTACGGGCGATCGAATCTCAGCATGGACTCTTAGCAGAACGGGCAAGGGGGATATTTTCATTTTCCTATTTGGCTTTACAAGAGTATTTCTCAGCCCGAAAAATTGTGGCGAGTCATAATCTGCAAGCATTGGGAGAATCTTTACAAAGACTTGTCAGCCATATTAGCGATCCCCATTGGCGAGAAATCTTTTTGCTTACTGCCAGTATGCTGCGTAGTGCCGATGGCTTAGTGGAATTAATGAAACAAAAAATTGATGCCATTGTGACTAATGATCCCTATTTACAGCAATATTTAACTTGGGCAAACCAAAAATCAGCAAATATTGAAACGAAAATTAAACCCAGTACAAGTCGGGCATTTTATCTAGCTCTGTCCCGTGCGCCTCATCTGATTCATGATTTTTCCTTAGCTTTTACCTTAGATCAGGGAGCAATTTTAGATGCGGGACTGGAAGAATTACTAGAACAATGCATTAATACTGGCAATAAAGACTTTGCCTGTATCCATTCCTGTGGCGATGCCCTTAGTAATATTTTGGGGACTGTATTGGACTTGGGATTTCATAAGTCTTTGGAAGAACTTAGTAAGCAATTACCCGATCAGAATCATACTAAAGCTAGTTTTGAGAACTGGTGTGCTAATAACTACGAAGCTTGGGTAGCACAATTAAAAAATGTGGTTACTTCCCATCGCAATATCAGTAATGAATGGCAATTTAG